The genomic interval AAGTTTTTTGGATTATCGAAAGGCATTCTCCTCCTTATGGGTGTACTTGTCTTTGCTTCGGCTTGTAGAAAGTCTAAACATCCGACGGCTGCTAATCCCGGCCAAGAAAGCACAGCTACGGGACTAGCATATAATGAGGATGACGGTTTTCAGGTACCTGACTTTGAAGGTCAGCCTGCCGGACCTAACCTTGTATTTATTGAAGGTGGCCGTTTTACTATGGGTTCTGCTGAAGAAGATATATTAAACACCCGAGATAACCGTGAAAGAACGATTAGTATACAATCTTTCTTCATGGATGAAACAGAAATTGCTAATATTCACTGGTTAGAGTACTTATATTACATTGAGAAAGATTCAGGTGGCGTAGATGGTGAATTCTATCAGTCTGCTTTACCAGATACTACAGTGTGGGCTAGTGAACTGGCTTACAACGATTCATATGTAGACCATTATTTAAGATATCCCGGTTTCAGGTATTTCCCAGTTGTAGGCATTTCATGGGTACAAGCGGTTGATTATTGTACCTGGCGTACTAATACAGTTAACTTTAAATTAGCTCAAGATGCAGGTGTAGATCCTCCAGCGAATGGTGGCCGTATTCCTTTGGAAACTGGTGTTGTACTACCAGATTACAGATTGCCTACTGAAGCGCAGTGGGAGTATGCAGCAAAAGCTTTGATTGGTACTCAATATTTAGATGAAAACCAGACAAATGGAAGATTGTATCCCTGGGATGGCCATGCATTAAGAAATCCATATGGCAAACAAATGGGTACTTTTTTGGCCAACTTTAAAAGAGGCCGTGGTGACTATGCAGGTATTGCTGGTAGATTAAACGATGGTGCATTAATTACCGATCAGATCTATGCCTATCCACCTAACGATTTCGGTTTATACAATATGGCTGGAAACGTAAATGAGTGGGTATGGGATGTATACCGTCCGCTTTCTTTCCAGGATTTTGATGATTTAAACCCAGTGAGAAGAGATGGCTTTCTGGATAAAAATTCCAATTATGATAAAGCTAATTTTGGCTCATTGATTGATGATTCTGTACGTGTATACAAAGGTGGTTCATGGAAAGACGTAGCTTACTGGCTGGCTCCAGGTACCAGAAGATATCTGGAACAAGATTCTGCCACAGCTACTATTGGTTTTAGATGTGCTATGATTAATGCAGGAACAAACAGATAACATTTAAATATATCAGTAAAAAGCCTTCAATATTCTTGAAGGCTTTTTTTATGCACTGGCAATTGCTGCTATACTTACTTCTTTACAGCCTTCATCCAATAATAGTGTAGCACAAGCTTCTAAAGTGGAACCTGTAGTTACTACGTCATCTATTAACAAAATCCTCTTGCCTGCGATTTTCTGTTGATTCTTAATCTCGAATACTTTTTCTACATTTTCCCATCTCTCCAGCCGCTTCTTTTTTGTTTGAGTTTCACTGGCTGTATTTTTCACTAAAACTTTGCCATCCCATTCAACAGACATAACTTCCGACATGCCTTTAGCAATGGTATCACTCTGGTTATATCCTCTTTTCTTTAGTTTAGAAATGTGCAAGGGTACCGGAAGTATTAAATCAAATTCTATATGCAATCCCTGCTCTTTCAACTCATGACCATACCAATAACCCAGCAATTCACCAACCTCCGCATAACCATCGTATTTCAATTTATGTAATGCTCGTTGAACTTGTCCTTTTTTAGAAAATTTCAAATATGCCCAGGCATACTTCAAGGATAGTTTACCCCAGAATTTCCTGGCTATAAAATTCTCTGCATCCTTATGCGATTCTGTTCTTGGAAGTGTATGCCGACAATACATACAAATTAGTTTTTCATCTTTTACCAACCCATCTTCGCACATCAAACAATACTCAGGAAATATCAGGGATATAAAATCTTGCATCATATTACTACTTATTTTACTTACACTAATATTTTGTATGTATGATTCTGATACAACTTTCAATTGCTGTTTTTATAACATTTAACATATATTTAGTAGTTTAGCAATGAATTAATGTGGAAAGTGCAATAATGAATATTGTAGAAAGTTTCAATGAATATAGAAGTCAGATGAATGAAAAGATTCTCTCATCTGATAATATTATTCTAAAAAGGTTATTCAATCTGGATACAAATTGCTATGCAGCCGGGAGTGTAGATGTGATCACTAAAGAAATGATTGGGCTTGCTTGCTCGATGGTATTACGGTGCGATGACTGTGTAAGGTATCATTTAGGCAAATGCAAAGAACTTGGTGTAAGTAATGAACAGATTTATGAAGTTTTTGCAATAGCTAATTTGATAGGAGGGACAATTGTTATTCCACATCTCAGGCGAGCAGTGGAATATTGGGAAGCTTTACAGGAGGCGTAACTATGAAGAAATCTCAAGATATCGCTTTAGAAGAAAAGTGGGAACACTTATTAGATAAACTCCGTCAGCTTGTCGGAAAAAAGCCTGCCGACTTAAATGCTGTGCTTTTTTTAATTGGTGTTCAAGAACTGGGAAAGGGGATTAGAAATTTCTCTAAAGAGCAGAAGCAAGACCTGATGCATATTGCCGTTTGTAAGCTGTTAAGCAGTCTTGGAATTTATGAGTTTGAAGGTTTAGATGAACAAGGCTGGCCTCATTGGAAATTGGTTAAAAAGCTTCCACATGTAGACCTGCTTGAACAAGAAAGCCTGCTTAAATCTCTTGCTATTGATTACTTTGAAGAATTAGATTCTATTTAACAGACGACTGCTTATAGTTTTTCAATACATGAAAATAATATCCTATAATGTGAATGGTATTCGCTCAGTTATCTCTAAAGGATTTATTGATTGGGTAAAAGCTGTTGATTCAGATATTATTTGTTTACAAGAAGTTAAAGCGGATATAGACCAGATAGATTTGTCACCCTTTACTGAAATGGGGTATACTCCTTTCTGGTTTTCTGCCAGAAAAAAAGGCTATAGTGGTGTAGCCATATTTTCAAAGCATATGCCTGTAAGCGTTACCTTAGGTTGTGGAATAGATTGTTACGATTTAGAAGGTCGGGTAATTAGATTTGATTTGAAAGACTTTTCTATCATCAATACTTATATGCCCTCTGGCTCTTCAGGTGATTCCAGACAGAGCTTTAAAATGCAGTGGTTAAGCGATTTTGAAGAGTATATTCGTCAACAAAGAAAACTAATTGAGAATATAATTGTATGTGGCGATTATAACATTTGTCATCAATCCATTGATATTCATAATCCTAAATCCAATGCCAATAGCTCTGGTTTTCTTCCTGAAGAAAGAGAATGGATAAGTAAATTTTTGAATTCTGGTTTTATTGATTCATTCCGGTATTTTAATCAAGAACCTCATCATTATACCTGGTGGAGTTACAGAGCAGGTGCACGTCTAAAGAATTTAGGTTGGCGCATAGATTATCAAATGGTAACGCAGCCTCTACAAGCCAGACTCAAACGATGTGTAATTTTATCTGACGTGAAATTTTCAGACCATTGTCCAATTCTATTAGAACTACATTCATAACTACTCAACAACTTTAGCAATACAGTACATTTTAATCTTGTCAAATGAAGCTCACTTATTATATTCTGCTATTTATTGCCATTCTATCTTCCTGCGAAAGCGCTAGTAACACTTCAAGTTCCGAAGCGAATACTCCCAAAGAGGCTAAGGGAGGGAGGAACTATGGCGGCGTATTCCGGATTAGCGAAGCTGAATATATTAAAAGTTTGTATCCTCCTAATATTACAGATGCCTTTTCTTATAGGGTCGCTACTCAGATTTATGAAGGACTTTTCAAGTTTGACCAGACTAATTTAAATGTAATTAACTGTCTGGCTGAAAGTCATGAAATAGATGCCAATGGAACCTTATACACAATAAAATTAAAGAAAGGTGTATTTTTTCATGATGATGCTTCTTTTTCTGATGGAAAAGGACGCGAAATGACAGCTGAGGATGTAAAATATTGCTTTACCCAAATTTGCACCCAACATACCGATAACCAGAGTTTCTCTATTTTTAAGGATATACTTAAAGGTGCTAATAAATATTTTGAAGCTAGTGCCGGTGGAAAAAAGCCTAGTTTCGAAATCGAAGGGATAAAAGTACTGGATAAATATACTGTTCAACTCCAGCTTGAAAAACCTTCTTCTATCTTGCTATTCAACCTTGCCCGTCCCGGAACTTTCATCTATCCGAAAGAAGCTTATGATAAATATGGAGTGGATATGCGTATCCGGACAGTTGGAACTGGCCCATATAAACTCTCAGAAGCCGATGTTGATGAGGGGGTATCGCTTGTTTTGAAAAAGCATAACCGCTATCATGGAGTAGATAAACACGGAAATCAGTTGCCCTTTTTAGATGCAGTAAGCATTCAATTTATTAAAGATAAAAAAATTGAATTGTTCGAGTTCAAAAAAGGAAATCTGGACATGTTATACCGCCTTCCTACCGAATACATTATTGAAATTCTGGAAGAGATAAACAATCCATCTGGTAGCAATGGTGAATATGCACAATTTGAGTTGCAAAGGGCACCTGAAATGATTACTCAATTTCTATCTTTTCATACACAGGAAGGGGTTTTTAAAAATAAAAATGTACGGAAAGCATTCTCATTTGCGATCAACCGCGATTTAATTCTGGAACAGATTCTGAATGGAGAAGGTTTTGCAGCAGGCAATCATGGCGTAACCCCTCCATCTTTTAATAATTATGATATCAATAAAATTAAAGGATATAGTTTGAATATTGATTCTGCCAGATATTATTTAGATAAGGCTGGCTTCCCTAACGGAAAAGGATTTCCAGAAATTACACTTCAACTTAATGCTGAAGGAGAGCGAAATACAAATGTAGCGGTTGAAGTACAAAAACAATTAAAGGATAATTTAAACATCAATATTAAATTAAATGTAGTTCCACTTGCTCAATTGATTGAAAACAGCATTAGTGGCAATTTCGCATTTACCCGTACAGCCTGGCAAGCTGATTTTCCAAGTGCTGAAAATTTCTTATGGTTATTTTATGGAAAAGAGGTTCCTAGTTCATCTTCAGAGAAATCTTTTCCAAATATAATGCGTTACAAAAGTTCAGCGTTTGATAAATTATATGACCAGGCTTTGAATGCAAAGTCTGTTGAAGAAGCTAATAGTTACTTTCTTCAGGCTGAGCAGATACTTATGAATGACGCTCCCATTGTTGTATTATGGTATGATGAAGGGTATAGGCTTATTCAGTCGTATGTTAAAAATTTTCCTAACAACCCTATGCAATATAGGGACTTAAGTGAAGTTTATTTAGAACAAGCTAAAGATTCCACCAAAGACTTATAACATGCTGATTATATTTCAGGTATAAGTATTTAATTCTGGAATTTATTTAGTAAATTCTTGCTTTCGTAATTAATACTAATATCCTAAATATATGTCCGGCGCATCTTACCAAAATCTTGTAGATAAGCTCACTGCTTATAAGAGAAAATATTATAGCAATTTATTAATCAGAGGTATTATTGTGTCAACAGCATTACTTCTGAGTGCTTTTCTTATTGTAAATACGCTGGAGTATTATGGTAATTTTAATCCAGTTTTACGTGGTTTACTATTCTTCTCCTTTCTTAGTTTATTTCTATTTTCAACAGTATATTGGATTGTTAACCCAATCTTAAAATTATACAATATTAATCATCCCCTTTCTGATGAGGAGGCTGCCGTACAAATAGGTAAATTCTTTCCTGAGATAAAAGATAAGCTTTTAAATACTGTACAATTGCACAGCTTAAGTCATTCTCAAAATGAATTGCTCCAGGCAAGTATAGCCCAAAAAACTCAGTCATTAAGTATTGTAAATTTTAAAGATGCTGTAGACTTCCGTGAAAATAACCGTTATGTGAAATATGTAGCAGTTCCTTTTGTTATTATTGTTTGTCTTTTTATTTTCTCTCCTCAGTTCCTCACCGAGAGTTCTGCACGTATTGTTAATTTCAATAAAACTTATGTGCCTGCGGCTCCTTTTTCATTTCTTCTTAAAAACTCCTCTCTTGACGTTTTTAAGAATGAAGACTTTACTGTGTATTTGAATATGCAAGGCAAAGCTATTCCTGAAAATGTTTTTATTTCCTATAATGACAGACGATATAAAATGACTTCACTAGAAGGAAATAGCTTTTCTTATACTTTTTCAAAAATTCAGAAAGCAATAGATTTTTCTTTTGATGCAGCAGGATTTAATTCTACCTCTTTTTCACTTAATCTTATTACCAGACCAAGCCTTACACAGTTCAATGCTCAGGTAAATTATCCTGTATATCTTAACCGGGCTAACGACAACTTTAATAATGTTGGAAATTTGGTCGTTCCAGAAGGATCGCAGATTACCTGGTCATTTTCTTCTGTTGAAACTGATAGTTTGCTTGTTGCATTCGACAATAACACCGATTTCGTTTCTGCTCAGAAACGTTCAAATAACAAGTTTCAATTCACTAAAGAGGCTGAATCGTCTTTGCCGTATCAAATCAAGCTTAAAAACACATATGGTGCCAATAA from Rhodocytophaga rosea carries:
- a CDS encoding ComF family protein — its product is MMQDFISLIFPEYCLMCEDGLVKDEKLICMYCRHTLPRTESHKDAENFIARKFWGKLSLKYAWAYLKFSKKGQVQRALHKLKYDGYAEVGELLGYWYGHELKEQGLHIEFDLILPVPLHISKLKKRGYNQSDTIAKGMSEVMSVEWDGKVLVKNTASETQTKKKRLERWENVEKVFEIKNQQKIAGKRILLIDDVVTTGSTLEACATLLLDEGCKEVSIAAIASA
- the gldJ gene encoding gliding motility lipoprotein GldJ → MGVLVFASACRKSKHPTAANPGQESTATGLAYNEDDGFQVPDFEGQPAGPNLVFIEGGRFTMGSAEEDILNTRDNRERTISIQSFFMDETEIANIHWLEYLYYIEKDSGGVDGEFYQSALPDTTVWASELAYNDSYVDHYLRYPGFRYFPVVGISWVQAVDYCTWRTNTVNFKLAQDAGVDPPANGGRIPLETGVVLPDYRLPTEAQWEYAAKALIGTQYLDENQTNGRLYPWDGHALRNPYGKQMGTFLANFKRGRGDYAGIAGRLNDGALITDQIYAYPPNDFGLYNMAGNVNEWVWDVYRPLSFQDFDDLNPVRRDGFLDKNSNYDKANFGSLIDDSVRVYKGGSWKDVAYWLAPGTRRYLEQDSATATIGFRCAMINAGTNR
- the xth gene encoding exodeoxyribonuclease III; protein product: MKIISYNVNGIRSVISKGFIDWVKAVDSDIICLQEVKADIDQIDLSPFTEMGYTPFWFSARKKGYSGVAIFSKHMPVSVTLGCGIDCYDLEGRVIRFDLKDFSIINTYMPSGSSGDSRQSFKMQWLSDFEEYIRQQRKLIENIIVCGDYNICHQSIDIHNPKSNANSSGFLPEEREWISKFLNSGFIDSFRYFNQEPHHYTWWSYRAGARLKNLGWRIDYQMVTQPLQARLKRCVILSDVKFSDHCPILLELHS
- a CDS encoding ABC transporter substrate-binding protein gives rise to the protein MKLTYYILLFIAILSSCESASNTSSSEANTPKEAKGGRNYGGVFRISEAEYIKSLYPPNITDAFSYRVATQIYEGLFKFDQTNLNVINCLAESHEIDANGTLYTIKLKKGVFFHDDASFSDGKGREMTAEDVKYCFTQICTQHTDNQSFSIFKDILKGANKYFEASAGGKKPSFEIEGIKVLDKYTVQLQLEKPSSILLFNLARPGTFIYPKEAYDKYGVDMRIRTVGTGPYKLSEADVDEGVSLVLKKHNRYHGVDKHGNQLPFLDAVSIQFIKDKKIELFEFKKGNLDMLYRLPTEYIIEILEEINNPSGSNGEYAQFELQRAPEMITQFLSFHTQEGVFKNKNVRKAFSFAINRDLILEQILNGEGFAAGNHGVTPPSFNNYDINKIKGYSLNIDSARYYLDKAGFPNGKGFPEITLQLNAEGERNTNVAVEVQKQLKDNLNINIKLNVVPLAQLIENSISGNFAFTRTAWQADFPSAENFLWLFYGKEVPSSSSEKSFPNIMRYKSSAFDKLYDQALNAKSVEEANSYFLQAEQILMNDAPIVVLWYDEGYRLIQSYVKNFPNNPMQYRDLSEVYLEQAKDSTKDL
- a CDS encoding carboxymuconolactone decarboxylase family protein encodes the protein MNIVESFNEYRSQMNEKILSSDNIILKRLFNLDTNCYAAGSVDVITKEMIGLACSMVLRCDDCVRYHLGKCKELGVSNEQIYEVFAIANLIGGTIVIPHLRRAVEYWEALQEA